The following proteins are encoded in a genomic region of Thiomonas sp. X19:
- a CDS encoding heavy-metal-associated domain-containing protein: protein MQTELLKVTGMTCGGCTSNVTHALKAIPGVGEVKVSLSAGEATVQYDERLTSPDQLKSAVKGAGYGVDTTQHRAGTSRQGRLLRLTRADIHQ, encoded by the coding sequence ATGCAAACTGAACTTTTGAAAGTAACAGGCATGACTTGCGGGGGCTGCACCAGCAATGTAACGCACGCGCTGAAGGCGATTCCCGGAGTCGGCGAGGTAAAAGTGTCGCTGTCGGCCGGCGAAGCCACGGTGCAGTATGACGAGCGGCTGACCTCGCCCGACCAACTGAAATCGGCCGTGAAAGGCGCGGGCTATGGCGTGGATACCACCCAACACCGCGCAGGAACCTCAAGGCAAGGGCGGCTGCTGCGGCTGACTCGCGCTGATATCCATCAGTGA
- a CDS encoding thioredoxin family protein, with translation MDVMIIATKACTHRKNLEKELECLRIPYRVCFVEDCADLVQKFGIRHSPNLVVDDEVVFRKQPTEVELHAYFDTKK, from the coding sequence ATGGATGTAATGATCATCGCGACGAAAGCCTGTACGCATCGTAAAAACCTGGAAAAGGAACTCGAATGCTTGCGGATTCCGTACCGCGTGTGTTTCGTGGAAGACTGCGCCGACCTTGTCCAAAAGTTCGGCATCCGGCATTCGCCGAATCTGGTGGTGGACGATGAGGTCGTGTTCCGGAAACAGCCGACGGAAGTGGAACTGCACGCCTATTTCGACACCAAGAAATAA
- a CDS encoding MFS transporter: MLAVFTVSVGFGVVLPLLPYLIERLLGAGVEAAQVSRHTGLLTAVYTLALFLFAPAWGRLSDRHGRRGVLLVGLLGFGVTMLVFSFIESLTAVYAERFLSGMFAAAVTPVAAAVIGNFTTTEQGRARRLAFVSMAGIAGFLLGPMLGVFVTRFAAGFFTLALPAGSVAVPLAATALLAFLVSLAVVFAVPGRQGSDRSKKASTASVDRTAWVVPKLLILTFIVSAGVGVFEVGLALRGKQELGLTTYQIALMFTECSLVMFVIQAIVFSPWFKPDRTRWLIAPALSVLTAGLFLVPWASDFTSMLVVIGAVAASAGILSPILTYWISAKAGSAQGWELGKQTAAASLGGTVGSAAGGLLFNIAALPGAPFVLTAGLAALGFLLSLGLPHLLVPRNLGNGLLAP, from the coding sequence ATGCTCGCCGTCTTCACGGTGTCGGTCGGCTTTGGCGTCGTGCTTCCGCTTCTGCCCTACCTGATCGAGCGGCTCCTGGGAGCGGGCGTCGAGGCTGCGCAAGTTTCCCGGCACACCGGGCTACTGACCGCTGTCTATACCCTCGCGCTTTTCCTGTTCGCTCCAGCGTGGGGCCGGCTATCCGATCGGCATGGACGCCGTGGCGTGCTGCTTGTCGGGCTCCTCGGGTTCGGCGTCACCATGCTGGTTTTCTCGTTCATCGAGAGTCTTACTGCGGTTTACGCCGAGCGATTCTTGAGCGGCATGTTCGCCGCGGCGGTGACGCCAGTGGCGGCGGCTGTGATCGGCAACTTCACTACGACCGAGCAGGGGCGCGCCCGCCGGCTCGCGTTCGTCAGCATGGCCGGCATTGCCGGTTTCCTGCTTGGACCGATGCTGGGTGTGTTCGTCACGCGCTTTGCGGCGGGTTTTTTCACTCTCGCCCTGCCGGCCGGATCGGTCGCGGTCCCGCTCGCGGCGACCGCACTGCTCGCCTTTCTCGTCAGCCTCGCTGTCGTGTTTGCCGTTCCAGGTCGGCAGGGCAGTGATCGGTCGAAGAAGGCTTCGACCGCCTCGGTCGATAGGACCGCATGGGTCGTGCCGAAGCTGCTCATCCTCACCTTCATCGTCTCGGCCGGCGTCGGGGTGTTCGAGGTCGGACTCGCACTGCGCGGCAAGCAGGAGCTCGGCTTGACCACGTACCAGATCGCGCTGATGTTCACCGAATGCAGCCTGGTCATGTTTGTGATACAGGCAATCGTATTCTCGCCCTGGTTCAAGCCGGATAGGACCCGCTGGCTCATCGCGCCCGCGCTGTCCGTGCTGACGGCCGGCTTGTTCCTGGTACCGTGGGCGTCTGATTTTACCTCGATGCTGGTCGTGATCGGTGCAGTCGCGGCCAGCGCCGGCATCCTCTCGCCGATACTGACTTACTGGATCTCGGCCAAGGCCGGGAGCGCGCAGGGCTGGGAACTCGGCAAGCAGACGGCAGCCGCCAGCCTGGGGGGCACCGTGGGCTCGGCGGCAGGCGGACTCCTCTTCAATATCGCCGCCTTGCCTGGCGCCCCCTTCGTCCTGACCGCGGGCCTTGCCGCACTGGGCTTCCTGCTAAGCCTCGGACTGCCGCATTTACTCGTGCCCCGTAATCTCGGAAATGGCCTGCTTGCGCCGTAG
- a CDS encoding cation-translocating P-type ATPase, translating to MKTTVIDVRDLLSPLSARGVEKQLVRMPGVKQVDVNYVSGSATVVYDETVTDLNAIKARVRECGHHCGGELVPMHLCESEAAPGAQVMAVPIPSPAVPPGHGEQPAPAEHRQHTGHVEPAGTDQAGQPAEHADMDSMGHEMGHGAGMDMQAMARDMRNRFFIALAFAVPVFLYTSMGMQFLKLEPPFGMDRNILLFVLASGAVIYPGWPFYVAAFRAIRNGVANMAVLVLLSVGTGYFFSVGATFFFAGEQFYEASSVLLVFILLGHWLEMRARAGASDAIRALMDLAPPKATVLREGREIELPTADLQVGDTVIIRPGNKIPVDGEVIEGESQVDESMLTGESMPVKKTLGASVIGATINKSGSFKYRATKVGADTALAQIVKLVQTAQNSKAPGQRLADRAAQWLVLAAIITGLATFAVWFWWIGQPLLFAMTLTITVFVIACPDALGLATPMAIMVGTGLGAMNGILFKNAAALEEATKLNVIIFDKTGTLTLGQPEVVDVATAADTDVDAMLALAAAVEQGSEHPLAQAILKRAAGMPAQPSSGFTNIDGMGAKAEVSGSTALLGNRKLMDAEQVDMNNLAARADEMQGAGRTVVHVAHGGKLLGLIAIADALRPTSKDAIQALQRRGVKVAMLTGDNRATAERIGRELGIDIVLADVLPGQKADKVKELQTQGSKVGMVGDGINDAPALTQADVGFAIGAGTDVAMESADVVLMKSDPFDVVGALELSRATLRKMHQNLGWAVGYNVIAFPLAAGVFYPFTLSPEIAALAMSGSSALVAINALMLKRTRLAGIRQPGGAAKI from the coding sequence ATGAAAACGACCGTCATTGATGTGCGCGACCTGCTCTCCCCGCTGAGTGCCCGGGGCGTCGAGAAACAACTGGTCAGGATGCCGGGGGTAAAGCAGGTCGATGTGAACTACGTTTCGGGCAGCGCGACGGTGGTGTATGACGAGACGGTGACGGACCTCAATGCCATCAAGGCGAGAGTGCGCGAGTGCGGCCATCACTGCGGCGGCGAGCTGGTGCCCATGCATCTTTGCGAATCCGAAGCTGCGCCTGGTGCACAAGTCATGGCAGTACCCATCCCTTCCCCCGCAGTGCCACCCGGTCATGGCGAGCAGCCCGCGCCCGCGGAACATCGCCAGCACACCGGGCATGTCGAACCGGCCGGGACCGATCAAGCTGGCCAACCTGCCGAGCATGCGGACATGGACAGCATGGGCCATGAGATGGGCCACGGCGCCGGCATGGACATGCAGGCGATGGCGCGCGACATGCGCAATCGTTTCTTCATTGCGCTGGCATTTGCGGTCCCGGTGTTTCTCTACACCTCGATGGGGATGCAGTTTCTCAAGCTCGAACCGCCATTCGGGATGGACCGCAACATTTTGCTGTTCGTGCTCGCGAGCGGTGCGGTGATCTACCCCGGCTGGCCGTTTTACGTCGCCGCGTTCCGCGCCATCCGCAACGGCGTGGCCAACATGGCGGTGCTGGTTCTCCTGTCGGTGGGAACCGGCTATTTTTTCAGCGTGGGCGCCACGTTTTTCTTCGCCGGCGAACAGTTTTACGAAGCCTCGTCGGTGCTGCTGGTATTCATTCTGCTGGGCCACTGGCTGGAGATGCGCGCCCGCGCCGGCGCGTCCGATGCCATCCGTGCGCTGATGGACCTCGCCCCGCCGAAGGCGACCGTGCTGCGCGAGGGACGCGAGATCGAACTGCCGACGGCGGACTTGCAAGTCGGCGACACGGTGATCATCCGGCCCGGCAATAAAATTCCGGTGGACGGCGAAGTCATCGAGGGCGAATCGCAGGTGGACGAATCCATGCTCACCGGCGAATCCATGCCGGTCAAAAAGACGCTCGGCGCCAGCGTGATCGGCGCCACCATCAACAAGAGCGGCAGCTTCAAATACCGCGCGACCAAGGTCGGCGCCGACACCGCACTCGCCCAGATCGTCAAGCTGGTGCAGACGGCGCAGAACTCCAAGGCGCCCGGCCAACGGCTGGCCGACCGGGCCGCGCAATGGCTGGTGCTCGCCGCCATCATTACCGGTCTGGCGACCTTTGCGGTGTGGTTCTGGTGGATCGGCCAGCCGCTGCTGTTTGCCATGACGCTGACCATCACCGTCTTCGTGATTGCCTGCCCGGACGCGCTGGGCCTGGCCACGCCCATGGCGATCATGGTCGGCACCGGCCTGGGGGCCATGAACGGCATCCTGTTCAAGAACGCCGCCGCGCTGGAGGAGGCCACCAAGCTCAACGTCATCATCTTCGACAAGACCGGCACCCTGACCCTGGGGCAGCCCGAGGTCGTGGATGTGGCGACGGCGGCGGACACCGACGTGGACGCCATGCTGGCCTTGGCCGCCGCGGTGGAGCAGGGCTCCGAACATCCCCTCGCCCAGGCGATCCTGAAGCGTGCGGCCGGCATGCCGGCGCAGCCCAGCAGCGGCTTCACCAATATCGACGGCATGGGCGCCAAGGCGGAAGTTTCAGGAAGCACCGCGCTGCTGGGTAACCGTAAACTGATGGACGCGGAACAGGTTGATATGAACAACTTGGCCGCCAGGGCCGACGAGATGCAGGGCGCGGGCCGCACCGTCGTCCACGTCGCCCATGGCGGCAAGCTGCTCGGGCTCATCGCCATCGCCGATGCGCTGCGGCCGACGTCGAAGGATGCCATCCAGGCGCTGCAGCGACGCGGCGTGAAAGTGGCCATGCTCACCGGCGACAACCGCGCCACCGCCGAGCGCATCGGCCGGGAACTTGGTATCGACATCGTGCTCGCCGACGTGCTGCCGGGACAGAAGGCGGACAAGGTCAAGGAACTGCAAACGCAAGGCAGCAAGGTCGGCATGGTGGGCGATGGCATCAACGATGCGCCCGCCCTGACCCAAGCCGACGTGGGCTTCGCCATCGGCGCCGGCACCGACGTGGCGATGGAGAGCGCCGATGTGGTGCTGATGAAGAGCGACCCCTTCGATGTGGTCGGCGCGCTGGAGCTTTCCCGCGCCACGCTGCGCAAGATGCACCAGAATCTCGGCTGGGCGGTCGGCTACAACGTCATCGCCTTCCCGCTCGCCGCGGGCGTGTTCTACCCGTTCACGCTGAGTCCCGAGATCGCGGCGCTGGCCATGTCCGGCAGTTCGGCGCTGGTGGCCATCAATGCGCTGATGTTGAAGCGCACCAGGCTGGCGGGCATCCGGCAGCCTGGCGGGGCCGCCAAGATATGA
- a CDS encoding DUF5676 family membrane protein: MLNIKIVTWSLAIWTTFTFVFCVVYGLLTPASMHMVAFLEQVLPGFEWLSWRGFFAGLIQSFLYGAYAGLVYVPIYNFLHRRWGKQ, encoded by the coding sequence ATGCTGAATATAAAAATCGTGACTTGGTCATTGGCGATTTGGACCACGTTTACGTTCGTGTTTTGTGTCGTCTACGGCCTGCTGACGCCGGCGAGCATGCACATGGTTGCGTTTCTCGAGCAAGTATTGCCGGGATTCGAATGGCTCAGTTGGCGGGGCTTTTTCGCTGGCTTGATTCAGAGTTTCCTCTATGGCGCGTACGCGGGTCTCGTCTACGTGCCCATTTACAATTTTCTGCATCGCAGGTGGGGCAAGCAATAA
- the ppk2 gene encoding polyphosphate kinase 2 — protein MGKKIKQQESNAPEISKKSYKDSLHKLQIELVKLQRHFIQCDDKILIIFEGRDAAGKDGTIKRIVEHLSPRETRVVALGKPSDRDRTSWYFQRYVRYLPAAQELVLFNRSWYNRAGVERVMGFCTEAEYQEFMGSVSEFEHMLVRSGIKLLKYYLDISKPEQKQRLNERKRDPLTQWKVSTLDNLALKKWKQYSLARDEMLAHTHNAIAPWAIVRADDKHLARLNIIKNLLGRLHYAGKDKRLILPDPDVVFMYDETYLKNGMIAE, from the coding sequence ATGGGCAAGAAAATCAAACAACAAGAATCGAACGCGCCCGAGATTTCAAAAAAGTCCTACAAGGACAGCCTGCACAAGCTCCAGATCGAACTGGTCAAGCTGCAGCGACATTTCATTCAGTGCGATGACAAAATCCTGATCATCTTTGAAGGCCGGGACGCCGCCGGGAAGGACGGCACGATCAAGCGCATCGTTGAGCATTTGAGCCCGCGCGAAACACGCGTCGTGGCCCTCGGCAAGCCCTCGGACCGAGACCGTACATCGTGGTACTTCCAGCGTTATGTCCGGTATTTGCCGGCGGCCCAGGAACTCGTGCTGTTTAACCGCAGCTGGTACAACCGGGCGGGGGTGGAGCGGGTCATGGGCTTCTGCACCGAGGCCGAGTACCAGGAGTTCATGGGCTCGGTGTCAGAGTTCGAGCATATGTTGGTGCGCTCGGGAATCAAGCTCCTCAAGTACTACCTCGACATCAGCAAACCCGAGCAGAAGCAACGCTTGAATGAGCGCAAGCGTGATCCACTCACACAATGGAAAGTCAGCACGCTTGACAACCTGGCGCTCAAGAAGTGGAAGCAGTACAGCCTGGCGCGCGACGAGATGCTGGCGCATACCCACAACGCCATAGCGCCGTGGGCCATCGTGCGCGCCGACGACAAGCATCTGGCGCGGCTCAACATCATCAAGAACCTGCTCGGCCGGCTTCACTATGCAGGCAAGGACAAGCGGCTGATCCTGCCGGACCCTGATGTTGTCTTTATGTACGACGAAACGTATTTGAAAAACGGCATGATTGCCGAGTGA
- a CDS encoding DUF2933 domain-containing protein, producing MEWLSQNWVWVLFFAGMIAMHLFGHGGHGGHGGGSGGDHNDHKPAGKDSEQRTPEQGPGHKH from the coding sequence ATGGAATGGCTTTCACAAAACTGGGTTTGGGTGCTGTTCTTCGCCGGAATGATCGCGATGCATCTGTTCGGCCACGGCGGGCACGGTGGACACGGTGGTGGGAGTGGCGGTGACCATAATGACCACAAGCCCGCAGGCAAAGACAGTGAGCAACGCACTCCGGAACAAGGGCCGGGGCACAAACATTGA